A window of the Kosakonia sp. BYX6 genome harbors these coding sequences:
- the tap gene encoding methyl-accepting chemotaxis protein IV, translated as MLNRIRISTTLFLILIVCGVLQVGSNGLSFWAFRESTSHLQEVEKSNQQRSALMEMRTTLLQASTALNKAGTLTALSYPPDDIKALMTQAKASLKAAAETEKAFVGNAAMTPEGKALQDGTQASFAAWRGDLEHQATWLENNQLSDFMTAPVQESQAKFDANFSAWEKHINHFAVQARTDSESNYHRSAVIFIAVVILAALLTSVALFWSRKMIVQPLAIISSHFDSIAEGNLARPIMVYGRNEISAIFASLKKMQDALRTTVSDVRQGSHAMHTGISEIAAGNTDLSARTEEQAASLAQTAASMEQLTATVSQNAENAGQASQLAQSAAQTATKGGQQTSSVASTMHEIARSSQKIGDIISVIDGIAFQTNILALNAAVEAARAGEQGRGFAVVAGEVRNLASRSAQAAKEIKDLIEESVSRVEQGSQLVDTAAQTMTEIVRSITQVNDIMGEIASASDEQRRGIEQVAQAVTQMDQVTQQNAALVEEAASATDQLAHQADNLTAMVAVFKIEEHVAVPEVAPPKAVPVAS; from the coding sequence ATGTTAAATCGAATTCGTATCTCAACAACATTATTTTTGATTTTGATTGTGTGTGGCGTTTTGCAGGTTGGCAGTAACGGGTTGTCTTTCTGGGCATTCAGGGAGAGCACCTCCCATTTACAAGAAGTGGAAAAGAGTAACCAGCAGCGCAGCGCGCTGATGGAGATGCGCACCACTTTATTACAGGCCAGCACGGCGCTGAATAAAGCCGGTACGCTGACCGCGCTGAGCTATCCGCCGGATGATATCAAAGCACTGATGACGCAGGCGAAAGCCAGCCTCAAAGCAGCGGCGGAAACAGAAAAAGCTTTTGTCGGCAATGCGGCGATGACGCCGGAAGGCAAAGCTTTACAGGACGGTACGCAGGCCAGTTTTGCCGCCTGGCGCGGCGACCTGGAGCATCAGGCCACCTGGCTTGAGAATAACCAGTTGTCCGATTTTATGACCGCGCCGGTGCAGGAGTCGCAGGCCAAGTTTGATGCCAATTTCAGCGCGTGGGAGAAACACATCAACCACTTTGCTGTTCAGGCGAGAACGGACAGCGAAAGCAACTACCACCGCTCGGCGGTGATTTTCATTGCTGTAGTGATCCTGGCTGCCCTGCTGACCAGCGTGGCGCTGTTCTGGTCACGCAAGATGATTGTGCAACCGCTGGCGATTATCAGCAGTCATTTTGACAGCATCGCCGAAGGCAACCTGGCGCGGCCGATTATGGTCTACGGGCGTAACGAAATTTCGGCGATTTTCGCCAGCCTGAAAAAGATGCAGGACGCGCTGCGCACCACGGTGAGCGATGTTCGCCAGGGCAGCCACGCGATGCATACCGGCATCTCGGAAATTGCCGCCGGTAACACCGACTTGTCGGCGCGCACCGAAGAACAGGCCGCGTCGTTGGCGCAAACCGCCGCCAGCATGGAACAACTGACCGCGACCGTCAGCCAGAACGCCGAAAACGCCGGACAGGCTTCCCAGCTTGCGCAGAGCGCGGCGCAAACGGCGACCAAAGGCGGGCAGCAAACGTCCAGCGTGGCGAGCACCATGCATGAGATTGCGCGCAGTTCGCAGAAAATTGGCGACATCATCAGCGTGATTGATGGCATCGCGTTTCAGACCAATATTCTGGCGCTGAACGCCGCCGTGGAAGCGGCGCGCGCCGGTGAGCAGGGTCGCGGTTTCGCCGTGGTCGCCGGAGAAGTGCGCAACCTGGCGTCACGCAGCGCGCAGGCGGCAAAAGAGATTAAAGACCTGATTGAAGAGTCGGTTTCCCGCGTCGAGCAGGGCTCCCAACTGGTGGATACTGCCGCGCAGACGATGACCGAAATCGTCCGCTCCATCACTCAGGTTAACGACATTATGGGCGAGATCGCCTCCGCGTCAGATGAACAACGCCGCGGTATTGAGCAGGTAGCACAGGCAGTAACTCAGATGGATCAGGTGACACAACAGAATGCGGCGCTGGTAGAAGAGGCCGCATCAGCTACCGACCAACTGGCACACCAGGCGGATAACCTCACCGCGATGGTGGCTGTATTTAAGATTGAAGAGCATGTCGCAGTACCCGAAGTGGCACCGCCCAAAGCCGTGCCTGTTGCATCCTGA